The Deinococcus aquaedulcis genome includes a region encoding these proteins:
- a CDS encoding twin-arginine translocation signal domain-containing protein, with protein sequence MTPGPSRRSLLKAAAVLPALLGTGRAALPGPRPLRLAVLLPVHESLPGFTAAFLAGLQPPLHAAGASLQVTRSGPGPAQLRRAAAQALAAAPDALITLGDGVPELLGEALPPGLPVIAAGPGAAPTRWPARAGLLGASLHAWEAEWLMGAELARRARPTFLLISPLDSGYDLPFAFSQGLARGGRLVGSAVLGAPLGPQALSAQLQAARARGARHLHLQDSAQAHAALVRRAAQALGLSLSVGSLGHGAEQVRAQTADGLHPAAALGQDVGNWLAQAAAALPAVTPLGLVAALGGAAFRGTRGDLHVTPDGLLRAPLALVTPGRAPQPLAHRPPAGDLLGAGLRSGHLYAFPHAAAPG encoded by the coding sequence GTGACCCCGGGCCCCTCGCGCCGCAGCTTGCTCAAAGCGGCGGCTGTGCTGCCGGCCCTGCTGGGGACAGGCCGCGCCGCCCTGCCGGGGCCACGCCCCCTGCGCCTTGCCGTGTTGTTGCCTGTGCACGAAAGCCTGCCGGGCTTCACGGCGGCCTTTCTGGCCGGGCTGCAGCCCCCGCTCCACGCTGCCGGGGCAAGCCTGCAGGTCACGCGCAGCGGCCCAGGCCCGGCCCAGCTGCGCCGCGCAGCGGCCCAGGCCCTGGCCGCTGCTCCTGACGCCCTGATCACCCTGGGCGACGGCGTGCCCGAACTGCTGGGCGAGGCCCTGCCGCCGGGCCTGCCCGTGATTGCGGCCGGCCCCGGCGCAGCGCCCACCCGCTGGCCGGCGCGCGCAGGCCTGCTGGGGGCCAGCCTGCACGCCTGGGAAGCCGAGTGGCTGATGGGCGCCGAACTGGCCCGCCGCGCCCGGCCCACCTTTCTACTGATCTCGCCGCTGGACAGCGGCTACGACCTGCCGTTTGCCTTCAGCCAGGGGCTGGCGCGCGGCGGAAGGCTGGTGGGCAGCGCGGTGCTGGGTGCCCCCCTGGGCCCGCAGGCCCTGAGCGCCCAGCTGCAAGCGGCGCGGGCGCGCGGCGCCCGCCACCTGCACCTGCAGGACTCGGCGCAGGCGCACGCGGCCCTGGTGCGCCGGGCCGCGCAGGCCCTGGGCCTGAGCCTGAGTGTGGGCAGCCTGGGCCACGGCGCCGAGCAGGTGCGCGCCCAGACCGCAGACGGCCTGCACCCTGCCGCCGCCCTGGGCCAGGATGTGGGGAATTGGCTGGCCCAGGCCGCCGCCGCCCTGCCGGCCGTCACGCCGCTGGGGCTGGTGGCGGCTCTGGGCGGTGCGGCGTTCCGGGGTACGCGCGGTGACCTGCACGTGACGCCCGACGGGCTGCTGCGCGCCCCACTGGCGCTGGTCACGCCGGGCCGGGCCCCACAGCCGCTGGCCCACCGCCCCCCCGCCGGCGACCTGCTGGGCGCAGGGCTGCGCAGCGGGCACCTGTACGCCTTTCCCCACGCCGCCGCGCCGGGCTAA
- a CDS encoding phage tail protein has product MTPYLGEIRMFGGNFAPLGWALCQGQLLPISENDALFALIGTTYGGDGQTNFALPDLRGRLPVHMGTPPGGASLTLGQLTGTETVTLTAAQMPAHPHPLQASTLTAAQGGGVSAGAYLAQPESGELYVGTGRRPKTLAAPSLAASGGGQPHQNLSPYLCVNFIIALQGIFPPRN; this is encoded by the coding sequence GTGACCCCATACCTGGGTGAAATTCGGATGTTTGGCGGTAACTTTGCGCCGCTGGGCTGGGCCCTGTGCCAGGGGCAACTGCTGCCCATCTCGGAGAACGACGCCCTGTTTGCCCTGATCGGCACCACGTACGGCGGCGACGGGCAGACCAACTTCGCGCTGCCGGACCTGCGCGGGCGCCTGCCGGTCCACATGGGCACCCCGCCGGGCGGGGCTTCCCTGACCCTGGGGCAGCTGACCGGCACCGAAACCGTGACCCTTACCGCCGCGCAGATGCCGGCGCATCCGCACCCGCTGCAGGCCAGCACCCTGACCGCTGCCCAGGGCGGCGGCGTGAGTGCCGGGGCCTACCTCGCGCAGCCTGAAAGCGGCGAACTGTACGTGGGCACCGGGCGGCGGCCCAAAACATTGGCCGCGCCCTCGCTGGCCGCCAGTGGCGGCGGGCAGCCCCACCAGAACCTCTCGCCCTACCTGTGCGTGAACTTCATTATTGCCCTGCAAGGCATTTTTCCACCCCGTAACTAG
- a CDS encoding efflux RND transporter permease subunit yields MSTHEPAEFNAPPGQLPDGTPEPAVHPLVRFSVRNYVFSIGIFVMLVLAGLVATFRLGVELLPNFEVPVLAVSTAYPGANPDQVDREVSRRIEDAVSTLAGVVDINTTSVTNQSAVVITFTDDTDVDSAANSVSQAVAAIRAALPDGSEAPVVQKFDPNDTPILTLALLGGSAPPAAVTALAEDVLVPRLERIDGVADVSLTGGPERQVQVLLDPAQLQAYNLTPARVTGAISASALDLPAGAVAQGGTQTQFSTRNTPRSAAEVARIPLDSGVQVGDVARVRDTAAEPTSLARVNGQPAVLLSVRKGSGTNSVAVTDRVRAAMEAQPLPKGYALTLASDTTRETRATVKDTFKEFLIAVGAVGVICLLFLGRLNTVFAVVLAIPISISAAPLLFSLLGFTFNIISLLAIIVAIGIVVDDSIVVAENVQRYRDLGYSPVRSVLLGGSEVFSAVTAASFSLLAVLLPLSFMPGILGQFFSQFGLGIAAAIALSWLESLLFLTVRMAYTQDPEPVTWREVPGILGRFPLLLRQSLAGVRTLVGWLGLALAGAALTAGLQAAGLALPVALGLAVLLAPLGLAVVRYLLTVLYAVLEALTGTLHGITNRGVQATARAYARSLGGALRRPWAVMAVAGLFLLSAGLALRGVGFAFTPQTDSGSLTVDLDLPTGTDLQTTNRLTRQVEENLLARPEVRLVQTSVGAGSLTGGNNPNAASLTVTLIPKSERPGIEILVARYLRDLQRVAASVPGTEVLVASQQGGPGGSADITLALTAPNQALLVQRNREVVRLLSQDPNLRTVESSLSATRQERTFVPDPTRLSGTGLSASDVAQALRTYNDGSVAGRVRDGDRSVDIVVRLDPALISGEQSLLSQTVYSQALGANLTLGELGGFALAQAPATLSRLNKAYTATLDLNLVDGGPNPFAYQQELVSRVEKAGLLSGGVTLGNASAFGSAGLTGDLVFYGPILMLVAVLLTYLVLGSQFNSFRYPVYLLLPVPIAIVGALWTLNFFGVNLDVITVLGMVILLGLSTKNSILYLEFVTERVRTLPLREALIEAAELRFRPILMTTLTVLVISVPLILGQGEGAEFRRGLGIVILGGVITSTLLTFYVVPSVFWQFERRRLAPPVTVTPALTPGD; encoded by the coding sequence ATGAGCACGCACGAGCCGGCTGAGTTCAACGCCCCGCCCGGGCAGCTGCCCGACGGCACCCCCGAACCGGCGGTGCACCCGCTGGTGCGCTTCAGCGTGCGCAACTACGTATTTTCCATCGGCATTTTCGTGATGCTGGTGCTGGCGGGGCTGGTGGCCACCTTCCGGCTGGGGGTGGAACTGCTGCCCAACTTCGAGGTGCCGGTGCTGGCGGTCAGCACCGCCTACCCCGGCGCCAACCCCGATCAGGTGGACCGCGAGGTCAGCCGCCGCATTGAAGACGCGGTGAGCACCCTGGCGGGCGTGGTGGACATCAACACCACCTCGGTCACCAACCAGTCGGCGGTGGTGATCACCTTTACCGACGACACGGATGTGGACAGCGCGGCCAACAGCGTCTCGCAGGCGGTGGCGGCCATTCGCGCCGCGCTGCCGGACGGCTCGGAAGCCCCGGTGGTGCAGAAGTTCGACCCCAACGACACGCCCATCCTGACCCTGGCCCTGCTGGGCGGCAGCGCGCCCCCGGCGGCAGTCACCGCCCTGGCCGAGGACGTGCTGGTGCCGCGCCTGGAACGCATTGACGGCGTGGCCGACGTTTCACTGACCGGCGGCCCGGAGCGGCAGGTGCAGGTGCTGCTGGACCCAGCGCAGCTGCAGGCGTACAACCTGACCCCGGCGCGGGTGACCGGGGCGATCAGCGCCAGCGCGCTGGACCTGCCCGCCGGGGCGGTGGCCCAGGGCGGCACCCAGACACAGTTTTCCACCCGCAACACCCCGCGCAGCGCGGCCGAGGTGGCGCGCATTCCCCTGGACAGCGGCGTGCAGGTAGGAGACGTGGCGCGGGTGCGCGATACAGCGGCCGAGCCCACCTCGCTGGCCCGGGTGAACGGCCAGCCAGCGGTGCTGCTCAGCGTGCGCAAGGGCAGCGGTACGAACTCGGTGGCAGTGACCGACCGGGTGCGCGCGGCCATGGAAGCCCAGCCGCTGCCCAAGGGATACGCCCTGACCCTGGCCAGCGACACCACGCGCGAAACCCGCGCCACGGTGAAAGACACCTTCAAGGAATTCCTGATCGCCGTGGGGGCGGTGGGCGTGATCTGCCTGCTGTTCCTGGGCCGCCTGAACACGGTCTTTGCGGTGGTGCTGGCCATTCCCATTTCCATCAGCGCGGCGCCGCTGCTCTTTAGCCTGCTGGGCTTTACCTTCAACATCATCTCGCTGCTGGCGATCATCGTGGCCATTGGCATCGTGGTGGACGACTCGATTGTGGTGGCCGAGAACGTGCAGCGCTACCGCGACCTGGGCTACAGCCCGGTGCGCAGCGTGCTGCTGGGCGGCTCGGAGGTCTTCTCGGCGGTCACAGCGGCCAGCTTCTCGCTGCTGGCGGTGTTGCTGCCCCTGAGCTTCATGCCGGGCATCCTGGGCCAGTTCTTCAGCCAGTTTGGGCTGGGCATTGCAGCGGCCATCGCGCTGTCATGGCTGGAAAGCCTGCTGTTCCTCACCGTGCGCATGGCCTACACCCAGGACCCAGAGCCGGTGACGTGGCGCGAGGTGCCCGGGATTCTGGGCCGCTTCCCGCTGCTGCTGCGCCAGAGCCTCGCGGGCGTGCGAACCCTGGTCGGCTGGCTGGGGCTGGCCCTGGCCGGCGCGGCGCTGACTGCCGGCCTGCAAGCGGCGGGGCTGGCCCTGCCCGTCGCGCTGGGGCTGGCCGTGCTGCTGGCCCCACTGGGCCTGGCCGTGGTGCGGTACCTGCTGACCGTGCTGTACGCCGTGTTGGAGGCCCTGACCGGCACCCTGCACGGGATCACCAACCGGGGCGTGCAGGCCACGGCGCGCGCCTATGCCCGCAGCCTGGGCGGCGCCCTGCGGCGGCCCTGGGCGGTCATGGCGGTGGCGGGGCTGTTTCTGCTGAGCGCGGGGCTGGCCCTGCGCGGCGTGGGCTTTGCCTTTACCCCGCAGACCGACAGCGGTTCGCTGACCGTGGACCTGGACCTGCCCACCGGCACCGACCTGCAAACCACCAACCGCCTCACGCGGCAGGTGGAAGAAAACCTGCTGGCCCGCCCTGAAGTGCGCCTCGTGCAGACCAGCGTGGGCGCTGGCAGCCTGACCGGGGGCAATAACCCCAACGCCGCCAGCCTGACGGTCACCCTGATTCCCAAGAGTGAGCGCCCTGGCATCGAAATCCTGGTGGCGCGCTACCTGCGCGACCTGCAGCGGGTGGCCGCCAGCGTGCCCGGCACCGAGGTGCTGGTGGCCTCGCAGCAGGGCGGCCCGGGCGGCAGCGCCGACATCACCCTGGCGCTTACCGCCCCCAACCAGGCCCTGCTGGTGCAGCGCAACCGCGAGGTGGTGCGCCTGCTCTCGCAGGACCCCAACCTGCGCACGGTGGAAAGCAGCCTGAGCGCCACCCGCCAGGAGCGCACCTTTGTGCCGGACCCCACGCGCCTGAGCGGCACCGGCCTGAGCGCCAGCGACGTGGCGCAGGCCCTGCGCACCTACAACGACGGCTCGGTGGCCGGGCGGGTGCGCGACGGCGACCGCAGCGTGGACATCGTGGTGCGGCTGGACCCCGCCCTGATCAGCGGCGAACAGAGCCTGCTGAGCCAGACCGTGTACTCGCAGGCCCTGGGCGCCAACCTGACCCTGGGCGAACTGGGCGGCTTCGCGCTGGCGCAGGCCCCGGCCACGCTGAGCCGCTTAAATAAGGCCTACACCGCGACCCTGGACCTCAACCTCGTGGACGGTGGGCCGAACCCCTTCGCCTACCAGCAGGAACTGGTGAGCCGCGTGGAGAAGGCCGGGCTGCTCTCGGGCGGCGTGACGCTGGGCAACGCCAGCGCGTTTGGCAGCGCGGGCCTGACCGGGGACCTCGTGTTCTACGGGCCCATTCTGATGCTGGTGGCGGTGCTGCTGACCTATCTGGTGCTGGGCAGCCAGTTCAACTCGTTCCGGTATCCGGTGTACCTGCTGCTGCCGGTGCCCATTGCCATCGTGGGCGCGCTGTGGACCCTGAATTTCTTTGGCGTGAACCTGGACGTGATCACGGTGCTGGGCATGGTGATCCTGCTGGGCCTGTCCACCAAGAATTCCATTCTGTACCTGGAATTTGTGACCGAGCGGGTGCGCACCCTGCCCCTGCGCGAGGCGCTGATTGAAGCCGCCGAGCTGCGCTTTCGCCCCATCCTGATGACCACCCTGACGGTGCTGGTGATCAGTGTGCCGCTGATTCTGGGCCAGGGTGAGGGCGCCGAATTCCGCCGGGGCCTGGGGATCGTGATTCTGGGCGGGGTGATCACCTCCACGCTCCTCACCTTCTACGTGGTGCCCAGCGTGTTCTGGCAGTTCGAGCGCCGCCGCCTGGCCCCGCCCGTGACGGTCACGCCTGCCCTGACGCCAGGCGACTGA
- a CDS encoding autotransporter outer membrane beta-barrel domain-containing protein codes for MRSLHFSAVTLLSLALLAACAAPQGAAPPAAPPPAAPAPGTDPVPSEPPAAPAPALTPLGTVEIAFSGLNDPEGFRAELVPQALTNVGGIQLEPLANSSFTVGTRGAGGMRYLYASFRVRNAAAGGTPYPAARQNLTLVAASTGSTIGETAISALQRFDGSAAGPGLAQSILPTHAMTLDRTSGADRLLPKAGSEDLQVFAEDEVSPPPAGATRLFPYGYVVRRKTVTNSRLLPGNPAAGQFDGVVTIAVKLPLQANSADDPFRFNMNFAVMDDSRTRVTESVEEQGVSSGAAARAGALGASTPVMTLCGSTLNTGVTQFIGSATTAGNTTRLAKIGGNIALKNVALAYAVPGHVQLSVPAGSGLAGAYSTYGGAALSFSGSSTRRGGAAAVGAAGNFTFTSKVGDGQPAVTDQLIYRVADNQGCSSTDTTADVNVNGRVWFVNNSGANGDGRQGTPFNTLAAAQTASAAGDVLYVARGTGTTGGQSSGVTLKNNQTLIGEGAALTVGGVTYLPAGAQPTVIGHSAGAGVTLAQNNVVRGLNISGTSSAATGSNLGTLDLNAGSLTATAGPALNLSTGSTVTVQAQSVSGTTGGILSSGLGTFTLTAGTVGASAGPALNLTGGTLNATITALNSSASPGTGSLLTGVGGTLSVTGSGAAGSGGTLQGAVAEGLRIVPENQTLTATLDRLNVQNNGTEGVEVSTQNTETGRAVLTVRNSTFANNGLAAVRVDHAAGSASRTVLNNNTVTNTTSVAGGFSVNTAHTTAQTDEWLLSGNTVTLQNVASGSSIGLSGIVAEAGTLRVSAVNNTVSNFAFHGLRFVALKNGSRVHVTMTGNQTNTSVSTALEGALLQSGDGAASSAQLCANVSNNALRSVSGIEGLYVWKVGANTLQLQGFSSGSAQSFLANANPATVGIVVQGTPTGTPVGSPCETPNP; via the coding sequence ATGCGTTCCCTGCATTTCTCGGCTGTGACGCTGCTGTCGCTGGCGCTGCTGGCTGCCTGCGCGGCGCCCCAGGGGGCCGCGCCCCCGGCCGCCCCCCCACCTGCGGCGCCCGCCCCCGGCACCGACCCGGTTCCCAGTGAACCCCCCGCCGCCCCGGCCCCCGCCCTGACCCCACTGGGCACCGTGGAAATCGCCTTTTCTGGCCTGAATGACCCGGAAGGCTTCAGGGCCGAACTGGTGCCCCAGGCCCTGACCAACGTGGGCGGCATTCAGCTGGAGCCGCTGGCGAACAGCTCGTTCACAGTGGGCACGCGTGGCGCGGGCGGCATGCGCTACCTGTACGCCTCATTCCGGGTGCGCAACGCCGCCGCAGGCGGCACGCCCTACCCGGCGGCGCGCCAGAACCTCACGCTGGTGGCCGCCAGCACCGGCAGCACCATTGGCGAGACGGCCATCAGCGCCCTGCAGCGCTTTGACGGCAGCGCGGCGGGCCCAGGGCTGGCCCAGAGCATCCTGCCCACCCATGCCATGACCCTGGACCGCACCAGCGGCGCTGACCGCCTGCTGCCCAAGGCTGGCAGCGAGGACCTGCAGGTGTTCGCCGAGGACGAGGTGAGCCCGCCGCCCGCCGGGGCCACGCGCCTCTTTCCCTATGGCTACGTGGTGCGGCGCAAGACGGTGACAAACAGCCGCCTGCTGCCGGGCAACCCCGCCGCCGGGCAGTTTGACGGTGTGGTGACCATTGCCGTGAAACTGCCGCTGCAGGCCAACTCTGCCGACGATCCCTTCCGCTTCAATATGAATTTTGCGGTGATGGACGACAGCCGCACCCGCGTGACCGAGAGCGTGGAAGAGCAGGGCGTATCCAGCGGCGCCGCCGCGCGGGCCGGGGCACTGGGCGCCAGCACCCCCGTCATGACGCTGTGCGGTAGCACGCTGAACACGGGCGTCACCCAGTTCATCGGCTCGGCCACCACGGCGGGGAACACCACGCGCCTTGCCAAGATCGGCGGGAATATCGCCCTGAAAAACGTGGCGCTGGCGTACGCCGTGCCCGGCCACGTGCAGCTCTCGGTGCCGGCGGGCAGCGGGCTGGCGGGGGCCTACAGCACCTATGGGGGCGCGGCGCTCAGCTTCAGTGGCAGCAGCACCCGCCGGGGCGGCGCGGCGGCGGTAGGGGCGGCGGGGAACTTCACCTTCACCTCCAAGGTGGGCGACGGCCAGCCGGCCGTAACTGACCAGCTGATCTACCGCGTGGCCGACAACCAGGGCTGCAGCAGCACCGACACCACCGCCGACGTGAACGTGAACGGCCGGGTGTGGTTCGTGAACAACAGCGGCGCGAACGGGGACGGGCGCCAGGGCACACCTTTCAATACCCTGGCGGCGGCCCAGACAGCCTCGGCGGCGGGGGACGTGCTGTACGTGGCGCGCGGCACCGGCACCACAGGCGGGCAAAGCAGCGGCGTGACCCTGAAGAACAATCAGACCCTGATCGGTGAGGGCGCGGCCCTGACGGTGGGCGGCGTGACTTACCTACCTGCCGGCGCGCAGCCTACCGTGATCGGCCACAGCGCAGGCGCCGGGGTCACGCTGGCCCAGAACAACGTGGTGCGCGGCCTGAACATCAGTGGCACGAGCAGCGCCGCAACTGGCAGCAACCTGGGCACCCTGGACCTGAACGCGGGCAGCCTGACGGCCACGGCAGGCCCCGCCCTGAACCTGAGCACCGGCAGCACGGTCACGGTGCAGGCCCAGAGCGTGAGCGGCACCACCGGTGGCATCCTGAGCAGCGGCCTGGGCACCTTCACCCTGACCGCCGGCACGGTGGGCGCCAGCGCGGGCCCGGCCCTGAACCTCACGGGCGGCACCCTGAACGCGACCATCACGGCGCTGAATTCCAGTGCCTCGCCGGGCACCGGCAGCCTGCTGACCGGCGTGGGCGGCACCCTGAGCGTCACGGGCAGCGGCGCCGCCGGCTCCGGGGGCACGCTGCAGGGGGCCGTGGCCGAGGGGCTGCGCATCGTGCCCGAGAACCAGACCCTGACCGCCACCCTGGACCGCTTGAACGTGCAGAACAACGGCACCGAGGGCGTGGAGGTGAGCACCCAGAACACCGAAACCGGGCGCGCTGTGCTCACGGTGCGCAACAGCACCTTCGCCAACAATGGGCTGGCGGCCGTGCGGGTGGACCACGCGGCGGGCAGCGCCTCGCGGACGGTCCTGAACAACAACACCGTGACCAACACAACTTCTGTGGCGGGCGGGTTCAGCGTCAACACCGCGCACACCACCGCCCAGACTGACGAGTGGCTGCTGAGCGGCAACACCGTCACCCTGCAGAACGTGGCCAGTGGCAGTTCTATCGGGCTCTCGGGCATCGTGGCAGAGGCAGGGACCCTACGCGTGAGCGCCGTGAACAACACGGTGAGCAACTTTGCCTTTCACGGCCTGCGCTTCGTGGCCCTGAAAAACGGATCCCGCGTGCATGTCACCATGACCGGCAACCAGACGAACACGTCGGTCAGCACAGCCCTGGAAGGCGCGCTGCTGCAAAGCGGCGATGGCGCCGCCAGCAGCGCGCAGCTGTGCGCCAACGTCAGCAACAACGCCCTGCGCAGCGTGAGCGGCATTGAAGGGCTGTATGTCTGGAAGGTGGGCGCCAACACCCTGCAGCTTCAGGGCTTCTCCAGCGGCAGTGCCCAGAGCTTCCTGGCCAACGCCAACCCCGCCACGGTGGGCATTGTCGTGCAGGGCACCCCCACAGGCACCCCTGTAGGCAGCCCCTGCGAGACGCCCAACCCCTGA
- a CDS encoding phage tail protein, whose translation MDEPYIGTIQICALPFAPRGWATCDGQLLPINQNQALFSILGTTYGGNGQTNFALPDLRGRVPMHWGTQGSLTLNLGQAGGEVAHTLSLGEMPAHSHTLVASTAAGSTSLPEGGLLASAPMYAAASSPLSALANTSVGSAGGGQAHNNLPPLSTLNFVIALVGIFPSRN comes from the coding sequence ATGGACGAACCGTACATCGGCACCATTCAGATCTGTGCCCTGCCTTTCGCGCCGCGTGGCTGGGCCACGTGCGACGGGCAACTGCTGCCTATCAACCAGAATCAGGCGCTGTTTTCCATACTGGGCACCACCTACGGCGGCAACGGGCAGACCAACTTCGCCTTGCCGGACCTGCGCGGGCGCGTCCCCATGCACTGGGGCACCCAGGGCAGCCTGACCCTGAACCTGGGCCAGGCGGGCGGCGAAGTCGCCCACACCCTGAGCCTGGGCGAAATGCCGGCCCACAGCCACACTCTGGTCGCCAGCACCGCTGCTGGCAGCACCAGCCTGCCCGAGGGCGGCCTGCTGGCCAGCGCGCCCATGTACGCCGCCGCCTCCAGCCCCCTGAGCGCCCTGGCCAATACCTCGGTGGGCAGCGCTGGGGGCGGGCAGGCGCACAACAACCTGCCGCCCCTCTCGACCCTGAACTTCGTGATCGCACTGGTGGGCATTTTCCCGTCGCGCAACTGA
- a CDS encoding efflux RND transporter periplasmic adaptor subunit — translation MRARSFALTLPLLLAACTAPGSTKAENDIDAPPAKTTALQVSTVTAKTGTLSAQRSAAATLQAQRDSQVAAQAGGAVKAVLAQEGERVQAGEVVVQLDDLPQRQALDNARLQLEQAQLSLAQTQRTTQGSATALRASVQAAEATLAQARSNAQSAERLFGLGGISQADLQAARSGLAQAESGLAQARTNLAQNGQSAQGSVPLARVQVEQARTGVRQAEENLARTAVRAPFAGTVATLDVEVGEFVAQGSPVFRLVDPGSLRAQFSVPADDAATLRPGTALNLGYGGQNYVATVVETPGIAGSNRLVPVTARVQGGDALPVGATAQARYRVTLGQGVLVPGSAVQAEEGQNVVYVAAAGVAQRTPVTVVAESGTQVAVQGLDAGQAVISPLPASLQDGTRVTARSGAQP, via the coding sequence GTGCGCGCCCGCTCCTTCGCCCTGACGCTGCCGCTGCTGCTGGCGGCCTGCACGGCCCCGGGCAGCACCAAGGCCGAGAACGACATTGACGCCCCGCCTGCCAAGACCACCGCCCTGCAGGTCAGCACTGTTACCGCCAAAACCGGCACCCTCAGCGCGCAGCGCAGCGCGGCGGCCACCCTGCAGGCCCAGCGTGACAGTCAGGTGGCGGCGCAGGCGGGCGGCGCCGTCAAGGCCGTGCTGGCCCAGGAAGGCGAGCGGGTGCAGGCCGGCGAGGTGGTGGTGCAACTGGACGACCTGCCGCAGCGGCAGGCGCTGGACAACGCCCGGCTGCAACTGGAACAGGCGCAGCTGAGCCTCGCCCAGACCCAGCGCACCACCCAGGGCTCGGCCACCGCCCTGCGCGCCTCGGTGCAGGCGGCCGAGGCCACGCTGGCCCAGGCCCGCAGCAACGCCCAGAGCGCCGAGCGCCTCTTTGGCCTAGGCGGCATCAGTCAGGCGGACCTGCAGGCCGCGCGCTCGGGGCTGGCGCAGGCCGAAAGCGGGCTGGCCCAGGCGCGGACCAACCTCGCGCAGAACGGCCAGAGCGCCCAGGGCAGTGTGCCGCTGGCGCGCGTGCAGGTGGAGCAGGCCCGTACCGGGGTGCGGCAAGCCGAGGAAAATCTGGCCCGCACGGCGGTTCGCGCGCCCTTTGCGGGCACAGTGGCCACGCTGGACGTGGAGGTGGGTGAGTTCGTGGCGCAGGGTTCGCCCGTGTTCCGGCTGGTGGACCCCGGCAGCCTGCGCGCGCAGTTCAGCGTGCCGGCTGACGACGCCGCCACCCTGCGCCCCGGCACGGCCCTGAACCTGGGCTACGGCGGGCAGAACTACGTGGCGACCGTGGTGGAAACCCCGGGCATTGCCGGCAGCAACCGCCTCGTGCCGGTCACGGCGCGGGTGCAGGGTGGAGACGCCCTGCCCGTGGGCGCCACCGCCCAGGCGCGCTACCGGGTCACCCTGGGCCAGGGCGTGCTGGTGCCGGGCAGCGCCGTGCAGGCCGAAGAAGGGCAGAACGTGGTGTACGTGGCCGCCGCTGGCGTGGCCCAGCGCACCCCGGTCACCGTGGTGGCCGAGAGCGGCACCCAGGTGGCGGTGCAGGGGCTGGACGCCGGGCAGGCCGTGATCTCGCCGCTGCCCGCCAGCCTGCAGGACGGCACCCGGGTCACGGCGCGCAGCGGGGCCCAGCCATGA
- a CDS encoding phage tail protein, with the protein MEPFIGEIQMFAGNFPPRGWALCNGQLLPIAQNTALFSLLGTMYGGDGRTTFALPNLQAASPMAPGAGPGLTPRTQGEQGGAATVTLLSSELPPHTHAVGAFDIPGTSAVPTDRSLARSVNYNAYGPGSPNVALGAQSVGAAGGNQPHNNLPPYLAVTFIIALQGIYPARS; encoded by the coding sequence ATGGAACCGTTTATTGGAGAGATTCAGATGTTCGCCGGCAACTTTCCGCCGCGCGGCTGGGCTCTGTGCAACGGCCAGCTGCTGCCCATTGCGCAGAACACGGCGCTGTTTTCGCTGCTGGGCACCATGTACGGCGGCGACGGGCGCACCACCTTTGCGCTGCCCAACCTGCAGGCCGCCAGCCCGATGGCCCCCGGCGCCGGCCCTGGCCTGACCCCCCGCACCCAGGGCGAGCAGGGCGGCGCCGCCACCGTCACCCTGCTGAGCAGCGAACTGCCACCCCACACCCACGCGGTGGGCGCCTTCGACATTCCTGGGACCAGTGCCGTGCCCACGGACCGCTCGCTGGCCCGCAGCGTGAACTACAACGCCTACGGCCCCGGCAGCCCGAACGTGGCCCTGGGTGCCCAGAGCGTGGGCGCCGCCGGCGGCAACCAGCCGCACAACAACCTGCCGCCCTACCTGGCAGTCACGTTCATCATCGCGCTGCAGGGCATTTACCCCGCGCGGTCCTGA